One genomic region from Synergistaceae bacterium encodes:
- a CDS encoding FAD binding domain-containing protein: MTILIRPESIDDLLADINEYRASERHLLAGGTDWLIRNRRSLPESSVVFDMSRLKELRGIRLTGSGLLVGAMETMSSIHTNGLVRQYGAALSDAASVMGSVQIRNRATVGGNLANASPAADTPCALAALDASVMIVSPKAARTIRVENVLSASPNVNTLSDDEVVTGFNIPLRKGYISAFKKIGSRSEVSIARINMAVSLCCRDGLFSDVRVYVGTLGTAAKRCRDAEKALAQPGTDRMANFKEALAGFAEQMIPGRSTLPYKKSAIQGLGEDILAMLAVRGKAAEQYGE; this comes from the coding sequence ATGACGATACTTATCCGGCCGGAAAGCATCGATGATCTTCTGGCAGACATAAATGAATATCGTGCATCAGAAAGACACCTTTTGGCTGGAGGGACCGACTGGCTCATCAGGAACCGCAGATCTCTGCCCGAAAGCTCCGTCGTATTCGACATGTCCCGCCTGAAGGAACTTCGCGGCATAAGGCTCACGGGATCCGGCCTGCTGGTCGGCGCTATGGAGACGATGAGCTCCATCCACACTAACGGTCTTGTGCGGCAGTACGGCGCCGCGCTGTCGGATGCAGCCTCCGTAATGGGATCCGTGCAGATCCGCAACAGGGCGACCGTAGGAGGCAACCTCGCAAATGCGTCGCCGGCGGCCGATACTCCCTGCGCATTGGCCGCCCTGGATGCGTCGGTGATGATCGTCTCGCCGAAAGCGGCCAGGACCATCCGGGTCGAAAATGTGCTTTCGGCTTCACCGAACGTGAATACCCTTTCAGACGACGAAGTGGTAACGGGTTTTAACATCCCGCTGAGGAAGGGGTACATCTCAGCCTTCAAAAAAATAGGAAGCCGCAGCGAAGTGAGCATCGCGCGCATAAATATGGCTGTTTCCCTCTGCTGCCGGGACGGTCTGTTCTCCGATGTCCGCGTCTATGTAGGCACGCTCGGAACTGCCGCCAAGAGATGCCGCGATGCTGAAAAGGCGTTGGCTCAGCCTGGCACGGACCGCATGGCGAACTTCAAAGAAGCCCTGGCCGGATTCGCGGAGCAGATGATACCCGGAAGGTCTACGCTGCCATATAAAAAGTCCGCAATACAGGGACTCGGCGAAGATATCCTAGCCATGCTGGCCGTAAGGGGAAAGGCGGCAGAACAATATGGAGAGTAG
- a CDS encoding molybdopterin-dependent oxidoreductase yields the protein MESSTANNGRFKYIGKRILRADGKDKVQGRYNYLADERFPDALTGVLLLSPYANAVVKSIDTSAAKQTDGVEILTYLDAPQNKYNSGEWFSGQNDHRDETVLTGHARHVGDRIALVLADTEEKARKAKDLIKVEYEILPAVTDPHTAADRAGDLHEDGIREFTGSFSYGDVDSAFRTAAHIGSDTVSTPKIHHAAMETHSVLAIPRPENVIEVRTPCQIIFGVQHAIAQVLPLPLSKIRVVKVNMGGTFGGKQEVVFEVLCAWAAWRLRRPVFINTDREETIISTRTRAAVIGKVETAVDESGLILGRRFDLLVDAGAYLTGTKKVMMAMGKKTSRLYRIPALSFSGKTVRTSTTPAGACRGYGSPQIHTITEIHTDLLCRRLGFDPMEFRLKNLMREFEEDPSGGANIGKARVIECLKQGAAAFDWEARRTPAAIGGRFMRGAGFACCTHGNGYYRTQYHDYTQMSLRISEDGSAVLRTSIHELGSGSTTAMAQIVAEVTGIGISKITVTEGDTNYTSYDTGCQASRVIYVCGECARLVSEEAVKLLCSEASKLWDTPVRLINGKLSYNGRTAEIGDAVAEIMLKNRVSIEAHTEYRPELNPASFGVHFAEVIVDKLTGLVKINKYLAVHDIGQCINRSFAEGQIYGGVQMGIGMALTEELAFDKDGRPGARNFDKYHLINAPDMPEVEVLLIEDGEPGGPFGAKSIGEISTVPVSAAIANAVNRAMGTSMTFLPLTPAKIVAAISGQTVV from the coding sequence ATGGAGAGTAGTACGGCGAATAACGGGCGCTTCAAATACATCGGCAAAAGGATACTCCGCGCCGACGGGAAGGATAAGGTGCAGGGGCGGTATAACTACCTTGCAGACGAGCGGTTCCCCGATGCCCTTACGGGAGTCCTTCTGCTGAGCCCCTATGCGAATGCCGTCGTCAAATCGATAGACACATCCGCAGCGAAGCAGACCGACGGGGTCGAGATACTTACATATCTGGACGCCCCGCAGAATAAGTACAACAGCGGCGAATGGTTCTCCGGACAGAATGACCATAGGGATGAGACCGTTCTGACCGGACATGCAAGACACGTCGGAGACAGGATCGCTTTGGTGCTGGCCGACACGGAGGAAAAAGCAAGGAAAGCGAAAGACCTCATAAAGGTCGAATATGAGATATTACCTGCCGTAACAGACCCGCATACGGCAGCCGACCGCGCCGGAGATCTCCACGAAGACGGGATCAGGGAATTCACGGGCAGTTTCAGCTATGGAGACGTTGATTCCGCATTCAGGACCGCCGCACACATCGGATCGGATACCGTTTCCACTCCAAAGATCCACCACGCCGCAATGGAAACTCATTCCGTCCTCGCCATACCGCGCCCTGAAAATGTCATAGAGGTGCGCACGCCATGCCAGATAATATTCGGGGTGCAGCATGCCATCGCGCAGGTGCTGCCTCTGCCCCTGTCAAAGATAAGGGTGGTCAAGGTCAACATGGGCGGCACTTTCGGCGGGAAGCAGGAAGTTGTCTTCGAGGTCCTCTGCGCATGGGCCGCCTGGAGGCTCAGAAGGCCCGTCTTTATAAACACGGACAGGGAAGAGACGATCATATCCACGCGCACAAGGGCCGCTGTCATCGGTAAAGTTGAAACCGCCGTCGACGAAAGCGGCTTAATACTCGGAAGGCGTTTCGACCTGCTCGTCGATGCCGGAGCTTATCTTACGGGCACAAAAAAAGTCATGATGGCGATGGGCAAGAAGACATCCAGGCTGTACAGGATCCCGGCCCTCAGTTTCAGCGGAAAAACCGTGCGTACATCCACTACGCCGGCGGGCGCATGCCGCGGCTACGGTTCACCTCAGATACACACGATAACGGAGATACACACGGACCTGCTATGCAGGAGGCTCGGCTTTGACCCTATGGAGTTCAGGCTTAAGAACCTCATGAGGGAATTTGAAGAAGACCCTTCGGGCGGAGCCAATATCGGCAAAGCGAGGGTCATTGAATGCCTGAAACAGGGCGCCGCCGCATTTGACTGGGAGGCCCGCAGGACACCTGCGGCCATAGGCGGAAGGTTTATGAGGGGAGCCGGCTTTGCCTGCTGCACTCACGGCAACGGGTACTACAGGACGCAATATCACGATTATACGCAGATGTCGCTGAGGATATCAGAAGACGGCTCCGCTGTCCTGCGCACGTCGATACATGAGCTCGGAAGCGGCTCGACAACTGCGATGGCCCAGATAGTCGCAGAGGTCACAGGGATCGGCATTTCAAAGATAACGGTGACGGAGGGAGATACGAACTACACATCCTATGACACCGGATGCCAGGCAAGCAGGGTCATATATGTCTGCGGCGAATGCGCGAGGCTCGTCTCGGAAGAGGCGGTAAAACTGCTCTGCAGTGAGGCGTCAAAGCTTTGGGATACCCCTGTGCGCCTGATCAACGGTAAACTTTCATACAACGGCCGGACTGCGGAGATAGGCGACGCCGTCGCTGAGATCATGCTGAAAAACAGAGTCTCGATAGAGGCCCATACGGAGTACAGGCCGGAATTGAATCCGGCGTCTTTCGGGGTCCATTTTGCGGAGGTGATCGTAGATAAGCTGACAGGTCTGGTCAAAATCAATAAATACCTTGCCGTACACGATATAGGGCAGTGTATCAACCGCAGCTTTGCAGAGGGCCAGATATACGGGGGGGTGCAGATGGGAATAGGCATGGCACTCACAGAAGAGCTCGCTTTCGACAAAGACGGCAGGCCCGGAGCAAGAAATTTCGACAAATATCACCTCATCAACGCGCCCGATATGCCGGAGGTCGAGGTGCTCCTCATAGAGGACGGCGAACCTGGCGGTCCCTTCGGAGCCAAGAGCATAGGGGAGATCTCCACCGTCCCAGTCTCTGCGGCAATAGCAAACGCAGTAAACAGGGCTATGGGCACTTCAATGACATTTCTGCCGCTGACACCGGCAAAAATAGTTGCCGCGATATCAGGACAGACGGTCGTCTGA
- a CDS encoding (2Fe-2S)-binding protein, protein MKIELTVNGRTRTAEVEATSRLIDILRDQFRLVSVKEGCGAGECGACTVLMDNEAVCSCVVPAVQADGHDITTVEGLEENGELDVIQQSFLECDAVQCGFCTPGMIMSAKALLLKKPSPSRDEIKTALAGNICRCTGYVQIVDAVETAAAHIRGKQAL, encoded by the coding sequence TTGAAGATAGAACTGACGGTCAACGGCAGGACAAGGACCGCGGAAGTCGAGGCTACATCGCGCCTGATCGACATTCTGAGGGATCAGTTCCGGCTTGTCAGCGTGAAAGAGGGATGCGGCGCAGGGGAATGCGGCGCCTGCACGGTGCTCATGGACAATGAGGCGGTCTGCTCATGCGTCGTGCCGGCAGTACAGGCCGACGGCCATGATATAACCACTGTGGAAGGGCTGGAAGAAAACGGGGAGCTCGACGTTATCCAGCAGTCGTTTCTTGAATGCGATGCGGTCCAATGCGGGTTCTGCACTCCTGGCATGATAATGTCAGCCAAGGCGCTGCTTTTAAAAAAACCATCTCCATCCAGGGATGAGATAAAGACGGCCCTCGCGGGCAATATATGCCGCTGCACCGGCTACGTTCAGATAGTGGACGCTGTGGAGACCGCCGCGGCGCACATCAGGGGGAAACAGGCGCTATGA